In Quercus lobata isolate SW786 chromosome 12, ValleyOak3.0 Primary Assembly, whole genome shotgun sequence, a genomic segment contains:
- the LOC115972222 gene encoding probable copper-transporting ATPase HMA5 yields the protein MSQKENKVEGEGSEALKALFSVIGMTCSACAGSIEKAINRLPGIREAVVDVLNNRALVLYYPSLVNEETICETIENVGFQAAVIKDETNERSTQVCKIHINGMTCTSCSSTIESALQAIFGVQKAQVALATEEAEVHHNPKFVSYNTLLQVIEDTGFEAIIISTGEDISKIELKVDGIDTDHTLKMIEKSLQVIPGVQEIVIYPECNKVSISYEPDMAGPRTFISIIESTGSGHFKATIYPREGREARRKAEIKQYYRLFSWSLVFTIPVFLTSMVFMYIPGIRILLDKKLYNMMTAGMLLRWELSTPVQFIIGRRFYIGSYKALSHGSANMDVLIALGTNSAYFYSVYSLFRAAYSRDFKGTDFFETSSMLISFILLGKYLEVLAKGKTSEAIAKLMDLVPETAILLTLDHEGNVLSEQEIDSRLVQKNDVIKIIPGAKVAADGYVLWGESHVNESMITGEAKAVAKRNGDKVIGGTVNENGVLHIKATQVGSESSLSQIVRLVESAQMVKAPVQKFADHISKYFVPLVIMLSFSTWFAWFMAGSFHSYPKYWIPSSMSSFELALQFGISVMVIACPCALGLATPTAVMVGTGVGASQGVLIKGGQALESTHKMNCIMFDKTGTLTVGKPVVVNTQILNNMELREFYKLIAATEVNSEHPLAKAIVEYAKKLTEDKEKPVWPEAQDFVSITGNGVKAIVENKKIIVGNKSLMLDQNIAIPVGAEDMLAQAEGMAQTGILVCIDKEVAGVVAISDPLKPGAKDVISILKSLKIRSIVVTGDNWGTANAIAKEVGIETVIAEAKPEDKAKIVKDFQASGYTTAMVGDGINDSPALAAADVGMAIGAGTDIAIEAADIVLMKNNLEDVITAIDLSRKTFSRIRLNYIWALGYNLIGIPIAAGTLFPLTGFRLPPWIAGAAMAGSSVSVVCSSLLLKNYKRSQKLDNLDLHEIQIE from the exons GAGGAAACAATATGTGAGACAATAGAAAATGTTGGATTTCAAGCCGCAGTGATCAAAGATGAAACAAATGAGAGATCCACACAAGTATGCAAAATTCACATAAATGGAATGACTTGCACTTCTTGCTCCTCCACTATAGAATCAGCTCTGCAAGCAATTTTCGGTGTACAAAAGGCTCAAGTGGCCTTAGCAACTGAAGAAGCAGAAGTTCATCACAATCCAAAGTTCGTTAGCTACAATACACTATTGCAAGTCATAGAGGACACTGGATTTGAAGCCATAATTATTAGTACTGGGGAAGACATAAGTAAGATAGAGCTTAAAGTTGATGGTATAGACACTGATCACACCTTGAAAATGATTGAAAAGTCTCTCCAAGTGATTCCAGGGGTTCAAGAGATAGTCATATACCCTGAATGCAACAAAGTTTCCATTTCTTATGAACCGGATATGGCAGGACCAAGAACTTTCATCAGCATCATTGAGTCAACTGGGAGTGGACATTTTAAAGCAACAATATATCCTAGAGAAGGAAGAGAAGCTCGTAGAAAGGCAGAAATTAAGCAATACTATAGACTCTTTTCATGGAGTTTGGTTTTTACGATTCCCGTGTTTTTAACATCCATGGTTTTCATGTATATCCCTGGAATTAGGATTCTATTAGATAAAAAACTATACAATATGATGACTGCTGGTATGCTCTTGAGGTGGGAGCTATCTACTCCAGTGCAATTCATCATAGGCAGGAGATTCTACATAGGGTCCTATAAAGCTTTAAGCCATGGTTCTGCTAATATGGATGTTCTTATTGCCTTGGGAACAAACTCAGCCTACTTCTATTCTGTCTACTCACTCTTTAGGGCTGCTTACTCTAGAGATTTCAAGGGTACAGATTTCTTTGAGACTAGCTCAATGCTTATTTCATTTATTCTATTAGGAAAGTATTTAGAAGTTTTGGCAAAGGGGAAGACATCAGAGGCCATTGCCAAGCTTATGGACTTGGTACCCGAAACAGCTATATTGTTAACTCTGGACCATGAAGGAAATGTGCTAAGTGAACAAGAAATTGATAGCCGGTTAGTACAAAAGAATGATGTGATTAAAATTATCCCCGGGGCCAAAGTTGCTGCAGATGGTTATGTTCTGTGGGGGGAAAGCCATGTAAATGAGAGCATGATAACAGGAGAAGCAAAAGCAGTGGCAAAAAGGAACGGAGACAAAGTGATTGGAGGAACTGTGAATGAGAATGGGGTGTTGCACATCAAAGCAACTCAAGTAGGTTCTGAGAGTTCCCTTTCACAGATTGTTCGTCTTGTTGAGTCAGCACAGATGGTTAAAGCTCCAGTCCAGAAGTTTGCAGACCACATTTCCAAATATTTTGTGCCTCTA GTCATTATGCTTTCATTTTCAACTTGGTTTGCCTGGTTTATGGCTGGAAGTTTCCACAGCTACCCAAAATATTGGATACCATCTTCCATGAGTAGCTTTGAGCTTGCACTGCAGTTTGGGATCTCTGTCATGGTCATAGCATGCCCTTGTGCACTAGGCCTAGCAACCCCAACTGCTGTTATGGTTGGTACTGGAGTTGGTGCATCTCAAGGGGTACTAATTAAAGGTGGTCAAgctttagaaagtacacataaG ATGAACTGCATTATGTTTGACAAGACTGGGACTCTTACAGTTGGGAAACCAGTTGTAGTTAACacacaaattttgaataatatggAACTTCGAGAATTCTATAAGCTCATTGCTGCAACTGAG GTAAATAGTGAGCATCCACTAGCCAAGGCCATTGTGGAATATGCCAAGAAATTAACAGAAGATAAAGAGAAACCTGTATGGCCAGAAGCACAAGACTTTGTCTCCATTACCGGCAATGGAGTGAAAGCTATTGTTGAGAACAAGAAAATAATTGTGGGCAACAAGAGCTTGATGTTGGACCAGAACATTGCCATTCCAGTGGGTGCTGAAGATATGCTTGCACAAGCTGAAGGCATGGCTCAAACTGGGATTCTAGTATGTATAGATAAGGAAGTCGCCGGAGTCGTGGCCATATCTGACCCACTTAAACCAGGTGCTAAAGATGTCATTTCCATTCTAAAGTCCTTGAAAATTAGAAGCATAGTGGTGACAGGTGATAATTGGGGAACTGCCAATGCCATTGCCAAGGAAGTTGGAATTGAAACTGTTATTGCAGAAGCCAAACCAGAGGATAAAGCAAAGATAGTGAAGGATTTTCAG GCTTCAGGCTACACTACGGCAATGGTAGGAGATGGCATCAATGACTCACCAGCACTTGCTGCCGCAGATGTTGGAATGGCCATTGGTGCTGGCACAGATATTGCTATTGAGGCAGCTGATATTGTTCTCATGAAAAATAACTTAGAGGATGTGATAACTGCTATTGATCTTTCCAGGAAGACCTTTTCACGTATACGTCTAAACTACATTTGGGCTTTGGGATATAATCTGATTGGCATTCCAATTGCTGCTGGGACCCTTTTCCCATTAACTGGATTTCGTTTACCACCATGGATTGCTGGAGCTGCAATGGCAGGCTCTTCTGTCAGTGTGGTTTGCAGCTCTCTCTTATTAAAGAATTACAAGAGATCACAAAAGCTGGATAACCTGGACTTACACGAAATACAAATTGAGTAA